Proteins encoded together in one Anaerococcus murdochii window:
- a CDS encoding relaxase/mobilization nuclease domain-containing protein gives MAITKIHPIKSTLNLAIDYITKSEKTDEKILVSSFKCHPSTAHIQFMKTREDNDTKGTVLARHLIQSFLPGEVDPIKAHEIGMELCKKILKEDYEFVLATHIDRGHIHNHIIFNNVNYKTGKCYQSNKKSYHKIRYQSDELCKENKLSVIDKYYEAYKRKYKTAGKSWYEYDQNKKGNSWKSKLQFDIDRIINKSNSWKEFLYNMKSLDYEIKFGKHIAFRHKDRQRFTRSKTIGEDYTEKRIKERIDLAIKNKANPTKKRVGNVIDISTNEKTQSSKGYEVWARKHNIKTMADSIIKLREQGINSITQLDDLIKKSADDRQDLLDKIKKIETEMKSLSQDMENINTINKYREVYKYHKKNPEDKQFADEYYSELSVYKIAAKEILKNYKKLPNTKEILTRLDKLQEKKNTLMQEYSLNKEQFSDLVQYRKNYENYYGKEVER, from the coding sequence ATGGCAATTACAAAAATACATCCTATAAAATCAACTTTAAATTTGGCAATAGATTATATAACTAAGAGTGAAAAAACTGATGAAAAAATCTTGGTATCTTCCTTCAAATGCCATCCATCTACTGCTCATATTCAATTTATGAAAACACGAGAAGACAATGATACTAAGGGTACAGTTTTGGCTAGACATTTGATTCAATCTTTTCTACCAGGCGAGGTTGATCCTATAAAAGCTCACGAAATAGGAATGGAATTATGTAAGAAAATTTTAAAAGAAGATTATGAATTTGTTCTTGCAACTCATATAGATAGAGGGCATATCCATAACCATATTATTTTTAATAATGTTAATTACAAGACTGGTAAATGCTACCAATCTAACAAAAAATCTTACCACAAAATCAGGTATCAAAGTGACGAATTATGTAAAGAAAATAAGCTTTCAGTCATTGATAAATACTATGAAGCTTACAAGAGAAAATATAAAACTGCTGGTAAATCTTGGTACGAATATGACCAAAACAAGAAAGGCAATTCCTGGAAATCTAAACTGCAATTTGATATAGATAGAATAATTAATAAGTCTAACTCTTGGAAAGAATTTTTATATAATATGAAGTCCTTAGACTATGAAATAAAGTTTGGTAAACACATTGCTTTTCGTCATAAAGATAGGCAAAGATTTACAAGATCAAAGACTATCGGAGAAGATTATACTGAGAAAAGAATCAAAGAAAGAATAGATTTAGCTATTAAAAACAAAGCTAATCCTACTAAAAAGCGTGTAGGAAATGTTATTGACATATCTACTAATGAAAAAACTCAATCATCTAAAGGTTACGAAGTCTGGGCAAGAAAACACAATATCAAAACAATGGCTGATTCAATAATTAAACTTCGAGAACAAGGAATTAATTCCATTACCCAGCTCGATGATCTAATCAAAAAATCTGCTGATGATAGACAAGACTTGTTAGATAAAATAAAGAAAATTGAAACTGAGATGAAGAGTTTATCCCAAGATATGGAAAATATAAATACTATAAATAAGTATCGTGAAGTCTATAAATACCATAAGAAAAATCCTGAAGATAAGCAATTTGCAGATGAATATTATAGTGAACTTTCCGTCTATAAAATAGCCGCAAAGGAAATCTTGAAGAACTATAAAAAACTACCCAATACAAAAGAAATATTAACGAGACTCGATAAACTACAAGAAAAAAAGAACACCCTTATGCAAGAGTATTCTTTGAATAAAGAACAATTTTCTGACCTTGTTCAGTATAGGAAAAACTATGAAAATTATTATGGGAAGGAAGTGGAGAGGTAG
- a CDS encoding Spaf_1101 family AAA-like ATPase, with translation MAEDTRTYGEVIEAYKHIKSTRDNFGFPRKSIFHIHTPASHDYKLMENLGTDGYKKISEKKLEDIIYERSIIPLINGKRDVKFGRDFNIFENKKEIYAFLLLAHELLINQYEIAVVTDHNTFEGIDKLKLCIHHLKKLKAKYNVETILFRGIEISCADKLHVVAILDDDKNNEEKVIKWLDEKLISEKDGVYVTSLEVMDFFSSLGAITYIAHIYSSNINKDKFLSGAYKKKLFSSENTRIVGLKKKNQIKGAKNFMKNYREDVNFLIDNDSHSIDTLDNNFFWIKGSDINFQMLKEALIDFDISVSYENMNKNKVYIEGLYVMFEESGFLSNKKKDGDFTVKFSDSLNCLIGGRGTGKSTVLETIDFVMTQSVHDENLLDFICKHGNVYLLFQCDRDEYIVEFISPYKEDDDNILSRFEEERPYQYGRRYYFNRDRIKKYMLKKYLNVYKITCSNVEEMDISNIEKVRNKTKVLSELYDNRYSVNDLVRYASGDEINRFIYDLMFKNKELEPFENKIKIKAKSGLSKFLRDIESILKNRREDVKKVLDPFNETQKGTLKIDYIQNDLVLEYPIEEIYKSKFSSIINRYNIKRENLEGFIFYIIDKKGLINFLKSSINKDSSWINPKEFLEFTEESSFKVIDSNKTIINADIAKTLISDLLIYATDDKNIDTWIGYFKNYFRKLEEYTILFNINSREDNKNLQEIYKDIKNLSLGQKVVAMLDFILGYGKYNNDFRPIVIDQPEDNLDSRYIYKNLVQQLRKTKNDRQVIIATHSATIVTNAMSDCVLVMDSDGVHGWVKNQGYPGEVAIKKEIINHMEGGIDSFRHKILIYREALIN, from the coding sequence ATGGCTGAAGATACAAGAACTTATGGTGAAGTAATAGAAGCATATAAACACATTAAGAGTACTAGGGATAATTTTGGATTTCCTAGAAAGTCAATTTTTCATATTCATACTCCAGCTTCTCATGATTATAAATTAATGGAGAATTTAGGCACGGATGGATATAAAAAAATAAGTGAAAAGAAATTAGAAGATATAATTTATGAAAGAAGTATTATACCTCTCATAAATGGAAAAAGAGATGTAAAGTTCGGTAGAGATTTTAATATTTTTGAAAACAAAAAAGAAATATATGCTTTTTTATTGCTGGCTCATGAATTATTAATAAATCAATATGAGATAGCTGTTGTTACAGATCATAATACATTTGAGGGGATAGATAAATTAAAATTATGTATACATCATCTAAAAAAGTTAAAAGCTAAATATAATGTTGAAACAATACTATTTCGAGGAATAGAAATATCATGTGCTGACAAGCTTCATGTAGTAGCAATATTAGATGATGATAAAAATAATGAAGAGAAAGTAATTAAGTGGCTAGATGAAAAATTGATTTCTGAAAAAGACGGTGTATATGTTACTAGTTTAGAAGTTATGGATTTTTTTTCGAGTTTAGGAGCGATAACTTACATAGCTCATATATACTCATCAAATATAAATAAAGATAAGTTTTTAAGTGGAGCGTATAAAAAGAAATTATTTTCCAGTGAAAACACAAGAATTGTTGGTTTAAAAAAGAAGAATCAAATCAAAGGTGCAAAAAACTTCATGAAAAATTATAGAGAGGATGTAAATTTTTTAATTGACAATGACTCACATTCAATTGATACATTAGACAATAATTTTTTTTGGATTAAGGGAAGTGATATTAACTTTCAAATGTTAAAAGAAGCTTTAATTGATTTTGATATTTCTGTAAGTTATGAGAACATGAATAAAAATAAAGTCTATATAGAAGGCTTATATGTAATGTTTGAAGAATCTGGTTTTCTATCTAATAAAAAGAAAGATGGGGATTTTACTGTAAAATTTTCGGATTCTTTAAATTGCTTGATAGGGGGAAGAGGAACTGGCAAGAGTACTGTCCTTGAAACAATTGATTTTGTAATGACACAAAGTGTTCATGATGAGAATCTTTTAGATTTTATTTGTAAGCATGGGAACGTATATTTATTATTTCAATGTGATAGAGATGAGTATATTGTTGAGTTTATAAGTCCTTATAAAGAAGATGATGATAATATTTTAAGCCGATTTGAAGAGGAACGACCTTATCAATATGGAAGAAGATATTATTTTAATAGAGACAGAATTAAAAAATATATGCTTAAAAAGTATTTGAACGTATATAAGATAACTTGTAGTAATGTTGAAGAGATGGATATTAGCAATATCGAAAAAGTACGTAATAAAACAAAAGTCCTATCAGAACTTTATGATAATAGGTATTCTGTTAATGATCTTGTTAGATATGCAAGCGGAGATGAAATTAACAGGTTTATTTATGATTTGATGTTTAAAAATAAAGAGTTAGAACCATTTGAAAATAAAATAAAAATTAAAGCTAAATCAGGTTTATCTAAATTTCTAAGAGATATAGAAAGTATTTTAAAAAATAGAAGAGAAGATGTAAAAAAGGTACTAGATCCTTTTAATGAAACTCAAAAAGGAACATTAAAAATCGATTATATTCAAAATGATTTAGTGCTTGAGTACCCCATAGAAGAAATTTATAAAAGCAAATTTTCAAGTATTATTAATAGATATAATATTAAGAGAGAAAATTTAGAGGGATTTATATTTTATATAATAGATAAAAAAGGATTGATTAATTTTTTGAAATCATCAATAAATAAAGATTCTTCTTGGATAAATCCCAAAGAGTTTTTAGAATTTACAGAAGAAAGTAGTTTTAAAGTAATAGATTCTAATAAAACCATTATTAATGCTGATATTGCTAAGACGTTAATATCGGATTTATTAATATATGCAACTGACGATAAAAATATAGATACATGGATTGGATATTTTAAAAACTACTTTAGAAAACTTGAAGAATACACCATCCTATTTAATATTAATAGTAGGGAAGACAATAAAAATCTTCAAGAGATTTATAAAGATATAAAAAACTTATCGCTAGGTCAAAAAGTCGTAGCAATGTTAGACTTTATATTAGGATATGGGAAATATAACAATGATTTCAGACCGATTGTTATTGACCAACCAGAGGATAATTTGGATAGTAGATATATTTATAAAAATCTTGTTCAGCAGCTAAGGAAAACTAAAAATGATAGACAAGTTATAATTGCAACTCATAGTGCAACAATTGTAACTAATGCAATGTCAGACTGTGTGCTAGTAATGGATTCTGATGGAGTACATGGTTGGGTGAAAAATCAAGGCTATCCTGGTGAAGTAGCTATAAAAAAAGAAATAATAAATCACATGGAAGGTGGAATTGATTCTTTTAGACATAAAATTTTAATTTATAGAGAAGCCTTGATAAATTAA
- a CDS encoding helix-turn-helix domain-containing protein, which yields MGFSYNKLWKLLIDKNMKKTDLQCAIATTPKTIAKMGRDENVSLETLGKICEYFQCDIGDIIEYKK from the coding sequence ATGGGATTTTCATATAATAAATTATGGAAGTTATTAATAGATAAAAATATGAAAAAGACAGACTTACAATGTGCAATAGCAACAACACCCAAGACAATAGCAAAAATGGGAAGAGACGAAAATGTAAGTTTAGAAACATTAGGAAAGATCTGTGAGTATTTTCAATGTGATATTGGAGATATTATTGAATATAAAAAATAG
- a CDS encoding ABC transporter permease has protein sequence MKIINDLASGAVKNNKKDTLAIKISILLAVILLGTVIFIFDFMNTEQYEYVKKTIGDYHVDIAEIDKSFYDKLKNDTDIEKVSFNKIINTDLNAVIYENGDSESLLGYEIKNGRKPENSNELLVPERFLIKNKEYDLGSEIIENKKTYTIVGVYDDYGYSFEDTMLIGLADSNKKDYLFENNDGIEAWIWYKSIRDTYTKTRKILSEMNIDEKQALDTGRVFYNKDILEHSMVYPKGIIPPKSVINLAIEKYGMAFFLCVLFAFIIYGAFNVWNNRDLKEIALLKSTGMTKKQVRQMIRKKAIKLSILPIALGTVLSWAFANLLLYLLWFNNAISYKKISNILGESLKSPGFKLVIPSIGSILIIILLSLLMVYFSALIPAKKSSKIKVIEGLNGITEKNIKLGKSKINGAIEKTLAKDYYRSYRSTYRIIVISMALSAFVLTTVLVSQSYRALNEKYNSYKSPYNFNSSIYTDKNLDENLLADLEKVDGIKELHLYQRNDTKFYLDENKDFISKDLKNSIDSGKIAKDRLYASLYSLKDEDFEKILKENNISNASYLLLNKIRKDSRTPYAFSEYIKISDKESGDISLKYNAQGKSMNIKIDASIDEMPYDLEAYNNNEIPIYTSTSNMKKFIDEYGIDKSDPVYYYFVKIKAEKNKEKVFEDAEKVISNYVPKSDHGTATEILREAASKEQTRNERLLNLAIQIILITIALSNAYNSFKGNLRARSNDFKLLSTTGMTEKQVEKMVFAEVKILFKNIFLAYIFMFAIGIVLRAYRSNYELGFGIKELLINMNYTPILIVFVFIIAGVLLAIKSGLKTINENSDNTFKSI, from the coding sequence ATGAAAATTATTAATGATCTTGCCAGTGGAGCTGTTAAAAATAATAAAAAAGACACCCTAGCCATTAAAATTTCCATACTTTTGGCAGTAATTTTACTAGGAACTGTTATTTTTATTTTCGACTTTATGAACACTGAACAGTATGAATATGTAAAGAAAACTATTGGAGATTATCATGTAGATATAGCTGAAATTGACAAAAGTTTTTATGATAAATTAAAAAACGATACAGACATAGAAAAAGTATCTTTTAATAAAATCATTAATACGGACTTAAATGCAGTTATATATGAAAATGGAGATTCTGAAAGTCTTCTCGGCTATGAAATCAAAAATGGTAGAAAACCGGAAAATTCAAATGAACTTTTAGTACCAGAGAGATTTTTAATAAAAAATAAGGAGTATGATTTAGGTTCTGAGATTATTGAAAATAAAAAGACATATACCATAGTTGGCGTTTACGATGATTATGGATATTCTTTTGAAGATACTATGCTTATAGGTTTAGCAGATAGCAATAAAAAGGATTATCTATTTGAAAACAATGATGGAATAGAAGCATGGATTTGGTATAAAAGCATAAGGGATACCTATACAAAGACTCGAAAAATTTTGTCTGAAATGAATATTGATGAGAAACAAGCATTGGATACTGGAAGAGTGTTTTACAACAAAGATATTTTAGAGCATAGTATGGTTTATCCCAAAGGAATTATTCCACCTAAAAGCGTAATCAATTTAGCTATAGAAAAATATGGGATGGCTTTCTTTCTCTGTGTACTTTTTGCCTTTATAATTTATGGTGCTTTTAATGTATGGAATAATAGAGATTTAAAGGAAATTGCTCTTTTAAAAAGTACTGGAATGACTAAAAAGCAAGTCAGGCAAATGATTCGTAAGAAGGCAATTAAACTTTCAATCTTGCCAATAGCTTTAGGGACAGTCTTATCTTGGGCTTTTGCAAATCTGCTCTTATATTTGTTGTGGTTTAACAATGCTATCTCTTATAAAAAAATATCAAATATTTTAGGAGAAAGTTTAAAATCTCCAGGCTTTAAATTAGTAATACCAAGTATTGGGTCTATTTTAATAATTATTTTGTTATCCTTGTTAATGGTTTATTTTTCAGCATTGATTCCTGCAAAGAAAAGCTCAAAGATAAAGGTTATCGAGGGATTAAATGGTATTACAGAAAAAAATATTAAATTAGGAAAATCAAAAATAAATGGAGCTATAGAAAAAACTTTAGCAAAAGATTATTACAGATCCTATCGTTCAACCTATCGAATTATTGTAATTTCAATGGCTCTGTCTGCCTTTGTACTGACCACAGTCTTAGTTAGTCAGTCCTATAGAGCTTTGAATGAAAAATATAATTCTTATAAGAGTCCTTACAATTTTAATTCAAGTATTTACACTGATAAGAATTTAGATGAAAACTTATTAGCTGATTTAGAAAAAGTTGACGGAATAAAAGAGCTTCACCTATATCAAAGAAATGACACTAAGTTTTACCTTGACGAGAATAAAGACTTTATTTCTAAAGACTTAAAAAATTCTATTGATAGTGGAAAAATAGCAAAAGATAGACTATATGCAAGTTTATATTCTTTAAAAGATGAAGATTTTGAAAAAATTTTAAAAGAAAATAACATCTCTAATGCATCTTACTTACTGCTTAATAAGATAAGAAAAGACAGTAGAACGCCTTATGCTTTTAGCGAGTATATAAAAATTTCTGATAAGGAATCTGGAGATATTTCTTTAAAATATAATGCACAGGGGAAATCAATGAATATAAAGATTGATGCAAGTATTGATGAAATGCCTTATGACTTAGAAGCTTATAATAATAATGAAATACCCATCTACACAAGCACAAGTAATATGAAGAAATTTATTGATGAGTATGGAATAGATAAATCAGATCCTGTTTATTATTATTTTGTAAAAATAAAGGCTGAAAAAAACAAGGAAAAAGTATTTGAAGATGCCGAAAAAGTAATTTCAAATTATGTACCAAAGTCTGACCATGGAACAGCTACAGAAATTTTAAGAGAAGCAGCAAGCAAAGAGCAAACAAGGAATGAAAGACTTTTAAACCTAGCTATACAAATCATTCTTATAACCATCGCTCTGTCCAATGCTTATAATAGCTTTAAGGGAAATCTACGAGCGAGATCCAATGACTTTAAACTTCTATCAACTACTGGTATGACAGAAAAACAAGTTGAAAAGATGGTATTTGCTGAAGTAAAAATATTATTTAAAAATATTTTCTTAGCATATATCTTCATGTTTGCTATAGGTATTGTGTTAAGAGCCTATAGGAGTAACTATGAATTAGGCTTTGGAATAAAAGAACTGCTAATAAATATGAATTATACTCCTATATTAATAGTATTTGTCTTTATAATTGCAGGTGTCTTACTTGCAATAAAAAGTGGTCTTAAAACAATAAATGAAAACTCAGATAATACTTTCAAGAGTATATAA